In Planctobacterium marinum, the DNA window TGAACGGCATTGCCAGCACTACCCCCATTGCCACAGAGGTATACGCGCCGGCCTTTTTGCACAGCTTGATAAAGCGCCTTTGCCAACACCTCCACCGGTGACCATTCCATCTCTTGAGTCGCTTTTTGCAGTTTCTCAAGGTAATTCGCTATCAGGTTTTTCATTCTAAGATCTACTCACAGGAACCAACCATTCCCTTTATTGTTAAGGCAGCACGTATCATTACGCCAAATTATTTGCTTGCATCCACTTTAAGTTGTGGAAGCGGGTTTCGTTCTTCAGCGCTCCGAGCTTATACGCTGCAATAATTTCATCAATGGCATCATTTACCGTCTTGCTCGGTTTAAATCCTGTCGCCAAAAGCTTATCTGAATTAATGCGATAGGAACGAGGATCGTTTGATGGTGTCACCACCAATTCAGCATCGACTTTTTCCACTACGCGATTGGCAATATCTAATATCGAAATATTTTCAAAACCGGCATTAAACACTCCTGTCACCTGCGGATTATCTAACAAGAAAAGGTATAAATTGGTAATATCTTCAATGTGAATATTAGGCCTTGTTTGGTCGCCTCCGAATACTGTGATGCGTCTGTTTTCCAGAGCCTGCATGGTGAGCATATTAACCGATACATCGAGACGCATTCTTTTTGACAGGCCACATACCGTAGCAGGACGAACAATCTGTACTGTCATTTCATTGGCATAACTTAACAACACCCGTTCAGAAACCATCTTGGTTTTGTTGTATTCTGAAATAGGCTCCAGCGACAACTCTTCTGTGACCTGTGTTTCTTCCTTTACGCCGTAAACACTGCCAGACGAGGCGTAAACAAAATGTTTGATGCCCTCTCGTTTGGCTTTATCTGCCAATTGCATAGTGGCCAAGGCACTGACTTCCCAGGTGAGCTTGGGATTCAAATCACCACAGGGATCATTGGCAATTGACGCAAGGTGCACAATGGCATCAATATCATTCAAATCAATGGCATGAGTGTCACGGACATCTTGCTCGAGGACCTGCAGCCTTTCATGGTCAGGCAAAAAATTTCCAAACCATTGAGTATCCAGCGCCACTACATCATGGCCGTTAGCCAATAGTTTGGGTACCAAAACCGTTCCTTTATAGCCACATGCACCTGTTACCAAAATTTTCATTGTTACTTCTCTTTGTGAATTAAGGTTTACTCGCTACTTTTTAAGGTAGTCGTGAATGATCATCTTGTTTCCAACGCAGGCATACATGCCAAGATCAGTGAAATTAACATCAAATTCTTCGAGTAGTGTCAGCCACGCCTTGTGCTCGGCAAATTTATGACTAGCTCGATTGCAATACCAGTTGTCAAACAACAGCATTGCCCCCTCTGACAAATGCTCGTGTGAGAATAAATAACGTAAAACGTCAATGGTGGACTCATATAGATCACAATCCATATGTACGAAAGCGAAGCGTTGGCCTGCAGGGATGTCTGACAATGTATCTTTGTACCAACCCTCGTAAATGTTGACATTATGTTCCGGTAAATTCTGTGTTACCAGTTGACGAAGTTGCAATGCGCTAAGCCCTTTAGCTGTGCCCTCACCCCACACACCGGATGCTACATGAGGTGAATTCAAATCTTCATCAAGAGTGGCTTTCGGAAAACCAGCAAAGCTATCGAACAGACAGAGCTTTCTGCCTTGCATATGATGAGCCGTCTCGTGTTTTTGCATACGCTGAGCATAAAAACTAATTGCATAAGCTATCAAAGAAGCAGTGTAGCCAGTGCAGGTTCCAAACTCTGCAAAATCGCCTTCAACAGATGAAATGAAGCAATAGCTCACACTCTTTGCAATGTCTTTATATACATCAGGATGAACAATATCGCAGCTCAAAGTCCTGTGAATATCTGCCAGTTGTTTTTTCCAGGGTAGAAAGTAAAACTCGCCGTTGGCCATCCGTTCAAACTGATTCAGTGGAATAGCCTCGAATGTGCGCGCCATTACCACGTAAATATCTTCTGATTTCACTCCGTTCTTCAAGCACACTGGGATAATCTGGTTATACCAGGTTGAGCATATGTACAGCGCGCTTAGATCAATATCACGCAGAATCTCGGGAGCAATAACGGGTATCCCTTGCTTTTCTCCTGTTTTGTAACTATCTACAAAAAATGTCACTTGTAGCTGACTTCCGTTGCTCGCCATAAACTGGTCGCATAAATCACCAGTTCCCCAAACAACGATGTTACCTGGCTCCATTACTCCTTCTCCTCTGAGGACTCTATAACGCTGACTAGTTCACGGAAATTTGCAGAAATAACCTCAAAGCTGTCATCTTCCCAGACAAATTTTTGCCAAGGTCTCGCTCCGGGAAAAGAGCCTCCTATCTCAAACCCTCGGTCAATGAAAGATTGCGTTGATGAATGTGGGTAGTTTTCGACAACCTGCTTGTACATGATATAGCGGCAATCTGGGTTCAAGGCACACAAATGTGTCGGCCCATTATTAACACCCAAATTAATATAACTTAGCTCGTACAACGCCATTCTGATTTGCACATTAAATGCAGCTTCGCTACAGCTGAAACAGCCTGACCAATTTTCAGACAGATTCAGAAACGCATTCTCAGTATCAGGCACTAATACTACCAGGTAACGGCTGTGGTCGAGTTCGTGTGCGAACTTTTGCCACTCTTCAGGGTTACTATTTCGCAATGGTTTGTTGCTGGACTCTCTTAGAGAAATGGTAACGACCTTTTTACCGTCCGGATTAATTTTATTCAAATACTGGCGCACAAAGTCCATTGCATGACTATTTGCTTTGAGATGGGCAATCTCCTGTTTTTTTCGCAGTCGTTCAAAAAGCAGATCGAATTCGTATTCAATGACGGGGTGTTGCTCTGAATAATGGTGAGGGAAAATATGCGCTACATCTTCAATGAGTTTGCTTACTTCTGAGCGTGTCGCAGTTTTACTTACACCGACACAATGGGGCAATAGAGAACAACATTGGACCAGTATTTGATCAACCCGCCAATTGTGCTCCTGCGTATTCTGGATAACCCATCGGGTTTGATTAAATTCATTGTCACTGGCATTAACAATGATAATGTGAATACCCTTTGAACCTCTTACAACTCGTTCGCACTCACATAGGCACAAGAAACCAAGAATGTCATAAGTAGCGCGAG includes these proteins:
- a CDS encoding nucleoside-diphosphate sugar epimerase/dehydratase, with amino-acid sequence MSKNVIVYGNGASAKGFLLSHQACYKVIAFATDEPADSTFEGHKNISTEEIKQLDFDAIIVASWAIHEITERLVNHGVPHEKIRWFQHHKERIIDWGHPDFNMSHIALQAEDILYCIYDLNVARATYDILGFLCLCECERVVRGSKGIHIIIVNASDNEFNQTRWVIQNTQEHNWRVDQILVQCCSLLPHCVGVSKTATRSEVSKLIEDVAHIFPHHYSEQHPVIEYEFDLLFERLRKKQEIAHLKANSHAMDFVRQYLNKINPDGKKVVTISLRESSNKPLRNSNPEEWQKFAHELDHSRYLVVLVPDTENAFLNLSENWSGCFSCSEAAFNVQIRMALYELSYINLGVNNGPTHLCALNPDCRYIMYKQVVENYPHSSTQSFIDRGFEIGGSFPGARPWQKFVWEDDSFEVISANFRELVSVIESSEEKE
- a CDS encoding TylF/MycF/NovP-related O-methyltransferase; this translates as MEPGNIVVWGTGDLCDQFMASNGSQLQVTFFVDSYKTGEKQGIPVIAPEILRDIDLSALYICSTWYNQIIPVCLKNGVKSEDIYVVMARTFEAIPLNQFERMANGEFYFLPWKKQLADIHRTLSCDIVHPDVYKDIAKSVSYCFISSVEGDFAEFGTCTGYTASLIAYAISFYAQRMQKHETAHHMQGRKLCLFDSFAGFPKATLDEDLNSPHVASGVWGEGTAKGLSALQLRQLVTQNLPEHNVNIYEGWYKDTLSDIPAGQRFAFVHMDCDLYESTIDVLRYLFSHEHLSEGAMLLFDNWYCNRASHKFAEHKAWLTLLEEFDVNFTDLGMYACVGNKMIIHDYLKK
- a CDS encoding NAD-dependent epimerase/dehydratase family protein, whose amino-acid sequence is MKILVTGACGYKGTVLVPKLLANGHDVVALDTQWFGNFLPDHERLQVLEQDVRDTHAIDLNDIDAIVHLASIANDPCGDLNPKLTWEVSALATMQLADKAKREGIKHFVYASSGSVYGVKEETQVTEELSLEPISEYNKTKMVSERVLLSYANEMTVQIVRPATVCGLSKRMRLDVSVNMLTMQALENRRITVFGGDQTRPNIHIEDITNLYLFLLDNPQVTGVFNAGFENISILDIANRVVEKVDAELVVTPSNDPRSYRINSDKLLATGFKPSKTVNDAIDEIIAAYKLGALKNETRFHNLKWMQANNLA